In Desulfuribacillus stibiiarsenatis, a genomic segment contains:
- the pnpS gene encoding two-component system histidine kinase PnpS, which produces MTRSFRWTIVVPLTVLILVTSIIMTMLWQYWYEIDMEEAYRDQWIANLGNVEYLNTEAEVQRYLTNISKKYADEDVIINIYDRDLQVVWEAKPQNHKQLEQQFIAFSDYLSDFMRNNSNEHMFFKKKSMKDHKEHLMVIYRLSFDVPQFILVSYPMEEMIDNKLNQKFLLLVIIMIVFTLLGVIVGFFIWRDISNPLKKITSIAGKVTEGQFEHRVYVNRKDEFDLLATTLNRMIQAIREKVTELSDEKSKLEGVLNNMLSGVILINQKGQVRYTNPSAERILVASKESLISRHYSDVLGPYGLQEFIEDALQRGEFYRDQIKIQTSILRVVEVSIVPIRNINRLIHSVIVVIHDISDIKRLEQIRAEFVANVSHELKTPITSIKGFAETIIDGVIDDKDTTLEFTNIIYKESDRLSKLVHDLLELSKIESSVYAIEKHNEDLVQIASDVIKNLGNEATKSGKSLKFESNKEKIFHFVNRDRMKQVFINLISNALTYSKENSTVYTRINEFDNWIVLEVEDNGIGIPEKDLPRIFERFYRVHKDRSRASGGTGLGLSIVKHIVDIHNGNLEVESKVGVGTTFRITFTK; this is translated from the coding sequence ATGACTAGAAGTTTTCGATGGACCATTGTAGTACCACTCACTGTATTGATTCTGGTTACTTCAATCATTATGACTATGCTATGGCAGTATTGGTATGAAATAGATATGGAAGAAGCATATCGTGATCAATGGATTGCAAATCTTGGCAATGTTGAGTATCTTAACACGGAAGCTGAAGTCCAACGGTACCTAACAAATATCAGTAAGAAATACGCTGATGAGGATGTAATCATCAATATCTATGATCGTGATTTGCAGGTAGTATGGGAAGCAAAACCACAGAATCATAAGCAATTAGAACAACAATTTATCGCCTTTTCCGATTATTTATCCGATTTCATGCGGAATAATTCCAATGAGCATATGTTCTTCAAAAAGAAAAGTATGAAGGATCACAAAGAACATTTAATGGTAATCTATCGACTAAGCTTTGATGTTCCTCAGTTCATATTGGTATCGTATCCGATGGAAGAAATGATTGATAACAAATTGAATCAGAAGTTTCTGCTGCTAGTGATTATCATGATTGTTTTCACACTTTTAGGTGTAATTGTTGGTTTCTTTATTTGGAGGGATATATCCAATCCTTTAAAGAAAATCACTTCCATCGCTGGGAAGGTTACGGAAGGTCAATTTGAACATAGAGTGTATGTCAATCGTAAGGACGAATTTGATTTATTAGCGACGACCTTGAATCGAATGATTCAAGCAATTCGAGAAAAGGTTACAGAGCTGTCTGATGAGAAAAGTAAGTTAGAAGGCGTATTAAACAACATGTTAAGTGGCGTGATTCTCATTAATCAAAAGGGACAAGTACGTTACACGAATCCTTCAGCGGAAAGGATTCTGGTAGCTAGTAAGGAAAGTTTGATTTCCAGACATTACTCCGATGTGTTAGGTCCCTATGGTCTGCAAGAATTTATTGAAGACGCACTCCAACGGGGCGAGTTTTATCGAGACCAAATTAAGATACAAACTTCCATTCTTAGGGTAGTAGAGGTAAGTATCGTACCAATACGAAATATCAACCGATTGATACATAGTGTAATTGTTGTAATTCATGATATTAGCGATATTAAACGCCTAGAGCAAATTAGGGCGGAATTCGTAGCGAACGTATCCCATGAGTTGAAAACGCCGATAACTTCGATTAAAGGTTTCGCAGAAACGATCATCGATGGAGTGATTGACGATAAAGATACAACGCTGGAGTTTACCAATATTATTTATAAAGAGTCCGATCGCCTGAGTAAGCTTGTGCACGATTTGTTAGAACTGTCGAAAATTGAGTCCAGTGTCTACGCGATTGAAAAGCATAATGAAGATCTGGTTCAGATTGCTAGCGATGTCATAAAGAATTTAGGAAACGAAGCAACAAAGAGCGGAAAATCCTTAAAATTTGAATCAAATAAAGAAAAGATTTTTCATTTTGTCAATCGCGATCGAATGAAACAAGTATTTATCAATTTAATAAGCAATGCGTTAACGTATTCAAAAGAGAATTCCACAGTCTATACGAGAATTAATGAGTTTGATAACTGGATCGTCCTTGAGGTTGAAGATAATGGTATTGGAATTCCAGAAAAAGACTTACCAAGGATTTTTGAACGATTTTATCGTGTGCATAAGGATAGAAGTCGTGCATCCGGTGGTACTGGATTAGGGCTATCAATTGTTAAACATATAGTAGATATTCACAATGGCAACCTAGAAGTGGAAAGTAAAGTCGGAGTGGGAACAACTTTCCGTATTACATTCACGAAGTGA
- a CDS encoding response regulator transcription factor → MSSRKILVVDDEESILKLITFNLEKAGYETLTATDGEKAVEIAATQKLALIILDLMLPGMDGMDVCKSIRQNKIKVPIIMASAKDDEFDKVLGLELGADDYITKPFSPRELMARVKAVLRRTSEASMEKEENPEEIISIGDLIVNISTYEVTFHNQLIELTPKEFELLKVLVTNKGRVISRDHLLNTVWNYDFVGDTRIVDVHVSHLREKIEEDPKKPQYIKTIRGIGYKIDYKNNQ, encoded by the coding sequence ATGAGTAGCAGAAAAATTCTAGTTGTCGACGATGAAGAATCGATTTTAAAACTAATTACATTCAATTTAGAAAAAGCAGGTTATGAAACGCTCACTGCAACGGATGGAGAAAAGGCAGTAGAAATTGCTGCAACACAGAAACTCGCCTTAATTATCCTAGATCTTATGCTACCAGGTATGGATGGCATGGACGTATGTAAATCAATTCGTCAGAATAAAATTAAAGTTCCAATCATCATGGCAAGTGCTAAAGATGATGAATTCGATAAAGTCTTAGGTCTTGAACTAGGTGCAGATGATTATATAACAAAGCCTTTTAGCCCGCGAGAGTTAATGGCAAGGGTAAAAGCGGTATTACGAAGAACCTCGGAAGCAAGTATGGAAAAGGAAGAGAATCCAGAAGAGATTATTAGTATTGGGGATTTGATTGTCAATATCAGTACTTACGAGGTAACGTTTCACAATCAATTAATAGAACTGACTCCGAAAGAATTTGAATTGTTAAAGGTCCTAGTAACGAATAAGGGGCGGGTCATTAGTCGTGACCACCTGCTAAACACAGTTTGGAACTATGACTTCGTAGGGGATACTAGAATTGTAGACGTCCATGTCAGTCATTTGCGAGAGAAAATTGAAGAAGATCCGAAAAAGCCTCAATATATAAAGACGATTCGAGGCATTGGTTACAAAATCGATTATAAAAACAATCAATAA